Proteins encoded by one window of Metamycoplasma subdolum:
- the rpsG gene encoding 30S ribosomal protein S7, producing the protein MSRKHKAPVRDVLADPIFNSKIITKLINTIMLDGKKSVAEAILYDAFEIIKTKTNKEPMEVFLQALENISPQLEVRTRRVGGSNYQVPCEVSAKRKQTLALRWLIQYARLRNEKTMKEKLAHEIIDASNKIGGSIKKREDTHKMAESNKAFAHFRW; encoded by the coding sequence ATGTCAAGAAAACACAAAGCACCTGTTAGAGATGTTTTAGCAGATCCAATCTTTAACTCAAAAATTATTACTAAATTAATCAACACAATTATGCTAGATGGTAAAAAATCAGTTGCTGAAGCCATCTTATACGATGCATTTGAAATTATTAAAACTAAAACAAACAAAGAACCAATGGAAGTATTTTTACAAGCACTTGAAAATATTTCACCTCAACTAGAAGTTAGAACCAGAAGAGTTGGTGGATCAAACTACCAAGTACCTTGCGAAGTTAGTGCAAAAAGAAAACAAACTTTAGCATTAAGATGATTAATCCAATACGCTCGTTTAAGAAACGAAAAGACTATGAAAGAAAAGTTAGCACATGAAATTATTGATGCTTCTAATAAAATTGGAGGCTCAATTAAGAAAAGAGAAGACACCCATAAAATGGCTGAATCTAATAAAGCATTTGCTCACTTTAGATGATAG
- the rpsL gene encoding 30S ribosomal protein S12, which translates to MPTISQLINSGRKSKTTKSKAPALGMMFNSLQKREKKIPSPFKRGVCTRVATMTPKKPNSAIRKYARVKLSNGQEVTAYIPGEGHNLQEHSVVLIRGGKVKDLPGVRYTIVRGTQDASGVEKRKQGRSVYGTKRPKAN; encoded by the coding sequence ATGCCTACAATTAGCCAATTAATTAATAGCGGGCGGAAAAGCAAAACAACAAAATCTAAAGCACCTGCTTTAGGTATGATGTTTAACTCTTTACAAAAAAGAGAAAAGAAAATTCCTAGCCCTTTTAAAAGAGGAGTATGTACTCGGGTAGCAACAATGACTCCTAAAAAACCTAACTCAGCAATTCGTAAATATGCCCGTGTTAAACTTTCAAACGGACAAGAAGTTACAGCATATATTCCTGGCGAAGGTCACAATTTACAAGAACACTCAGTAGTATTAATTCGTGGTGGTAAAGTTAAAGATTTACCTGGAGTTAGATACACCATCGTTAGAGGAACACAAGATGCATCAGGTGTTGAAAAAAGAAAACAAGGACGTTCAGTTTATGGAACTAAACGCCCAAAAGCTAACTAG
- a CDS encoding ABC transporter permease, whose amino-acid sequence MEILNLSGASAVAQPGKSKYSGSIGLVVLTLLLVLSLYWAVKFLINFKRSINKTKDVLGNYRLIPYVQGFNPKSSSFFTYLINNFLLISIAIVTTVLVRRTIINAQKAGEKVFENMYVIGFIAIAALTLLVCLSFNFALVALFRKGFKDSKVKAGKRVKENKLKSLLEENLYPSLEIQEYPNSIKLDIEKMQAENPLATRVISKFLFHYNNLNSKKINVKYRTFLDQMFKMKFFEESNKFIEEKQQEEARILNASSPKNELSKVEEEIIWMDKADAKAKIIKEFNESDASKLSKKEFDKQYEEYLYTVRSQDPLYANVRRNNWLTYLDADIEDLFYNPTSSVIYQLKEDGEIFEKSIPEFFIEYQGYLKNKFLRNL is encoded by the coding sequence ATGGAAATTTTAAATTTATCTGGAGCAAGTGCCGTAGCACAGCCTGGAAAAAGTAAATATTCTGGGTCAATAGGACTTGTAGTTTTAACGCTACTTTTAGTTCTAAGTTTATATTGAGCCGTAAAATTTTTAATTAATTTTAAAAGAAGCATTAATAAAACGAAAGATGTTTTAGGCAACTATCGCCTTATTCCTTACGTGCAAGGTTTTAACCCTAAATCTAGTTCATTTTTTACATATTTAATTAATAATTTCTTACTTATTTCAATTGCTATTGTTACAACAGTACTTGTTAGAAGAACAATTATTAATGCCCAAAAAGCCGGCGAAAAAGTATTTGAAAATATGTACGTTATTGGCTTTATTGCAATTGCCGCACTTACTTTATTAGTTTGTCTATCATTCAATTTTGCCTTAGTTGCTCTTTTCAGAAAAGGCTTTAAAGATTCAAAAGTTAAAGCAGGCAAAAGAGTTAAAGAAAATAAACTAAAATCATTGCTTGAAGAAAATCTTTATCCAAGTCTTGAAATTCAAGAATATCCTAACTCAATTAAACTTGATATTGAAAAAATGCAAGCGGAAAATCCACTTGCCACAAGAGTAATTTCTAAATTTCTATTTCATTACAACAATTTAAATTCAAAAAAAATTAATGTAAAATATCGCACCTTTTTAGATCAAATGTTTAAGATGAAATTCTTTGAAGAATCTAATAAATTTATTGAAGAAAAACAACAAGAAGAAGCAAGAATTCTTAACGCATCTTCACCAAAAAATGAGCTTTCAAAAGTTGAAGAAGAAATCATTTGAATGGACAAAGCTGATGCGAAAGCTAAGATTATCAAAGAGTTTAACGAAAGTGATGCATCTAAACTTTCTAAAAAAGAATTTGATAAACAATATGAAGAATATTTATATACAGTAAGAAGTCAAGACCCACTTTATGCTAACGTTAGAAGAAACAACTGACTAACTTATTTAGATGCTGATATTGAAGATTTATTTTACAATCCAACTTCTTCAGTAATTTATCAACTTAAAGAAGACGGCGAAATTTTTGAAAAATCAATTCCTGAATTTTTCATTGAATATCAGGGTTATTTGAAAAACAAATTTTTAAGAAATCTATAA
- a CDS encoding RluA family pseudouridine synthase encodes MLKIEVKYAERIDKYIANNSEVTRNDIQDLISEGCVFVNGVKINKNKFIVKENDVIEITRLIDKTVNIKEQNIELDIVFENDDLLIINKPSGMVVHPAPGHHESTLVNGLIYHFKNNLSDVNNLTRMGIVHRIDKDTSGLLIVAKNNKIHNYLASLLKKHEIKRTYIAICDGKIINKILNIDAPIGRDIKNRQKFAVTDQNSKQAYTIVEVLGYLKIDGKDKTLVKCNLKTGRTHQIRVHLAYIKHPVYGDPIYNKKIDDFNQRLHAQELEFINIDGHKIQVSCPLPKIMDDECKNLNN; translated from the coding sequence ATGCTAAAAATAGAAGTGAAATATGCAGAAAGAATTGACAAATATATTGCCAATAATTCTGAAGTTACAAGAAATGATATTCAAGATTTAATTAGTGAAGGTTGTGTTTTTGTTAACGGAGTAAAAATTAACAAAAACAAATTTATTGTTAAAGAAAATGACGTAATTGAAATAACTCGCCTGATTGATAAAACTGTAAATATAAAAGAGCAAAATATCGAGCTTGATATTGTCTTTGAAAATGACGATTTATTGATTATTAATAAACCAAGTGGTATGGTAGTTCACCCTGCACCAGGCCATCATGAAAGTACTTTAGTTAATGGTTTAATTTATCATTTTAAAAATAATTTATCTGATGTAAATAATTTAACTAGAATGGGAATAGTTCATAGAATTGATAAAGATACAAGTGGGCTTTTAATTGTTGCTAAAAATAATAAAATTCATAATTATTTAGCAAGTTTGCTTAAAAAACATGAAATAAAAAGAACTTATATTGCTATTTGTGACGGCAAAATTATAAATAAAATTTTAAATATTGACGCTCCTATTGGAAGAGATATTAAAAATAGACAAAAGTTTGCGGTAACTGATCAAAATAGTAAACAAGCTTATACAATTGTTGAGGTTCTAGGCTATTTAAAAATTGACGGGAAAGATAAAACTTTAGTCAAATGCAATTTAAAAACCGGAAGAACTCATCAAATAAGAGTTCATCTTGCTTATATTAAACATCCAGTTTATGGTGATCCAATTTATAATAAAAAAATTGATGATTTTAATCAAAGACTTCACGCTCAAGAACTTGAGTTTATAAATATTGACGGGCATAAAATTCAAGTTTCCTGTCCTCTTCCAAAAATAATGGATGATGAATGTAAAAATTTAAACAATTAG
- a CDS encoding YigZ family protein yields MKIYEIKKSKFISYLLDINNKEEAKNILDSLWAEHKKARHIVYAYICQDNDGNKINGFSDDREPKGVAGLPIYLYLEKKNLINKGIFIVRYFGGIKLGKSGLLRAYLNSAKLLFDEKK; encoded by the coding sequence ATGAAAATTTATGAAATTAAAAAATCAAAATTTATAAGTTATCTATTAGATATTAATAATAAAGAAGAAGCAAAAAATATCCTTGACTCTCTTTGAGCAGAGCATAAAAAAGCAAGGCATATTGTTTATGCTTATATTTGCCAAGATAATGACGGAAATAAAATAAATGGTTTTAGTGATGATAGAGAGCCTAAGGGAGTGGCAGGTCTTCCAATTTATTTATATTTAGAAAAGAAAAACTTAATAAATAAAGGAATTTTTATTGTCCGTTATTTCGGCGGAATAAAACTTGGAAAATCAGGTTTATTAAGAGCATATTTAAACAGTGCAAAACTACTATTTGACGAAAAAAAATAG